A region from the Chelmon rostratus isolate fCheRos1 chromosome 6, fCheRos1.pri, whole genome shotgun sequence genome encodes:
- the fbln1 gene encoding fibulin-1 isoform X2 codes for MGPRVVLLCSLFGVLLGQGAEQISIEDCCKDGQKRGNDNEDCAALPLISESTTCMVVQEQCCVAVLEDNMCTTGINVAKDQGACDSLFTNTCETKTTKMCCDCCRLGKAAQQQGLPCDHNLSVGYQCGLVSRACCVDGAPDNQTTPTGQTELQSKDETKENGDNSVLSDRCKGKCAHHCVDNDTCACFKGYKLHPDGKSCEDINECLLGASNCRGGERCINTEGSFRCQREVSCGTGYELTDNNNCKDIDECETGIHNCGPEFQCQNTQGSFRCLPKVRCGAGFIQDALGNCIDINECVTQAGPCPRGQICINTVGSYICQRNSVNCGRGYHLNEDGTRCVDIDECKGPEKFCEGHGCINLLGSYRCECETGYIFNSISRVCEDINECRHYPGRLCAHKCENTLGSYKCSCTTGFKLAGDGRNCDDLNECETNPCSQECANVYGSYQCYCRRGYQLSDIDGMTCEDIDECALPTGGHICSYRCHNTPGSFHCSCPVSGYTLAPNGRSCQDVDECVTDTHTCTENQSCFNIQGGFRCLSFDCPNNYRRVGETRCERLLCNESVECLAMPLRITYYYLTFPINIPVFTNIFRMGPSHTVAGDDIQIAITAGNEGGFFKTDRVPTGGVMSVAKLINKPQDFELSLELRLRRYGTVSTYLAKVLVFVTQEEPRVPYNPLLE; via the exons ATGGGTCCGCGCGTagtgctgctctgctctctgttcgGAGTTCTCCTTGGCCAAG GAGCAGAACAGATCTCGATAGAGGACTGCTGCAAAGATGGCCAGAAGCGTGGCAACGACAACGAAGACTGTGCAgccctccctctcatctctgaGTCAACCACGTGCAT GGTAGTACAGGAGCAGTGCTGCGTCGCAGTGCTTGAGGATAACATGTGCACCACCGGCATCAACGTGGCCAAAGACCAAGGCGCCTGTGATTCCTTGTTCACCAACACCTGCGAGACCAAGACTACAAAG ATGTGCTGTGACTGTTGTCGTCTGGGGAAGGCGGCCCAGCAGCAGGGCCTACCCTGTGACCACAACCTGTCCGTGGGCTACCAGTGCGGCCTGGTGTCCCGGGCCTGCTGCGTGGATGGAGCACCAGACAACCAGACCACACCCACAGGACAAACTGAAT tacagAGCAAGGATGAAACCAAGGAAAATGGAGATAATTCAGTATTAAGTGATCGGTGCAAAG gAAAATGTGCTCATCACTGTGTGGACAATGACACTTGTGCCTGTTTCAAAGGCTACAAACTCCATCCAGACGGAAAGAGCTGTGAGG ACATCAACGAGTGCTTGCTGGGAGCCAGCAACTGTCGGGGAGGAGAGCGTTGCATCAACACCGAGGGCTCGTTCCGTTGCCAGAGAGAGGTCAGCTGTGGGACCGGCTACGAACTCactgacaacaacaactgcaaaG ATATTGATGAGTGTGAGACTGGTATCCATAACTGTGGCCCAGAGTTTCAGTGCCAAAACACTCAGGGGTCCTTCCGTTGCCTCCCTAAGGTCAGGTGTGGTGCCGGCTTTATCCAGGATGCCCTCGGCAACTGCATTG acatCAATGAATGTGTGACCCAGGCGGGCCCATGCCCCAGAGGACAGATCTGCATCAACACAGTTGGCTCCTACATCTGCCAGAGGAACTCTGTTAACTGTGGTCGAGGATACCACCTCAACGAGGACGGCACGCGCTGTGTTG atattGACGAGTGTAAGGGCCCTGAAAAGTTCTGTGAAGGTCATGGCTGTATTAACTTGCTGGGCTCCTACCGCTGCGAGTGTGAGACTGGCTACATCTTCAACAGCATCAGCCGGGTGTGTGAGG ATATTAATGAATGCAGGCACTACCCTGGCCGTCTGTGTGCCCATAAGTGTGAGAACACTCTGGGATCCTACAAGTGTAGCTGCACCACCGGCTTCAAACTAGCTGGTGATGGCAGGAATTGTGACG ATTTGAATGAGTGCGAGACCAACCCATGCAGTCAAGAGTGTGCCAACGTATATGGCTCCTACCAGTGTTACTGTCGCCGTGGCTACCAGCTCAGTGACATTGACGGCATGACTTGTGAAG ATATAGACGAGTGTGCCCTGCCAACTGGAGGTCACATTTGCTCCTATCGCTGTCATAACACACCTGGCAGCTTCCACTGTTCCTGTCCCGTCAGTGGCTACACCTTGGCACCCAATGGGCGCAGCTGCCAGG ATGTGGATGAATGTgtgacagatacacacacatgcacagagaatCAGAGCTGCTTTAATATACAGGGTGGATTCAGATGCCTGTCCTTCGACTGCCCAAACAACTACCGGCGCGTCGGAGAGAC TCGATGTGAACGCTTGCTTTGCAATGAGTCTGTCGAGTGCCTGGCCATGCCCCTGAGAATAACCTACTACTACCTCACCTTCCCCATCAACATCCCCGTCTTCACCAACATCTTCCGCATGGGCCCCTCCCACACCGTGGCCGGCGACGACATCCAGATTGCTATCACCGCTGGCAATGAGGGCGGTTTCTTCAAGACGGATCGGGTGCCCACCGGCGGCGTGATGTCGGTGGCAAAGCTCATCAACAAGCCACAGGACTTTGAGCTGTCTCTGGAGCTCAGGCTGCGTCGCTATGGCACGGTCAGCACGTACTTGGCTAAAGTGCTGGTGTTTGTTACCCAGGAGGAGCCCAGAGTACCTTACAATCCCCTGCTAGAATAA
- the LOC121607750 gene encoding transcription intermediary factor 1-alpha-like: MEGRAEKQEPGDAAVIVVENEAESMPAHEEKSGASGQNHLDTCPVCHLNFHSREPKLLPCLHSFCKKCLPPPSRNLATAEPPNSQVDKATKPLNVIRCPVCRQECMEVDVMENVFVKDAAEAPSSTVERTVQLCMTCEDNTEAAGFCVNCVEYLCATCVEAHQRVKFTRDHTIRQKAEVSQEVHGVSAQRPMFCDVHKQEPLKLFCETCDLLTCRDCQLVKHKDHNYQFLEDAYKNHKQHMENMTHQLQEKRKLIEEVTNSINNGLLQVDHNRSSVHNEIKKSICSLILEINKKGKMLINQLEAVTKDHESVLRKQQEDIGYLSRHLDHVIGFSKWATARNGGTALLYCKRLILFQIGNLLRTKCSTSFVPQTTVRFQCRSSYWASNVDLGSLVVESVPSHQLGGFQGIPHQLSRPGQAPSGSPHSFALGAPHNTLAQLQMQVDKLNPQAHWQPQPPPPPWTWYQSVQLQRTVPGPLQGGSPSCSMPPQSGRRLMVPPPSHVSPTSSLPSPGFTPQPLRGVGSSSSYQPKPMDVFSSPLYTHVTPPAINGGISSPQSRHTIEPTYVNRRSDSGGPVYMLKPNYPQSLPSSLPHRNVQGQQNSPGYAAVSQEEKPGTVPWKPPDTPQACGGVGPAVKKRRRPSPGPVIVIKDEPDDDGSYIQANQRANLPDSTGDQPQISVQDEGNKVPTPLQSTDDKPHRPSQPPSSPQGQSNTSAPNHIRSLAGEQQVEQQRAPQEDSDEAVCAVCQTGGELLCCDKCPKVFHLSCHVPTLLKSPSGEWFCSFCRDPLVPEMEYESKPEARTVKKEPESEGGFPPEDKRKCERLLLHLFCSDLSSDFQEPASPLVCANNGLTIKGPLKLSSVKKRLEAKQSPCYQSPAEFVSDIRLIFGDCAVLSEVDTEVRKLKELFEEHLRISFPDQTFPEIKLEMIPPAPADSQLPPLDNISQPAKRQRTCSDSQDTPSCPSGEEAVA, translated from the exons ATGGAGGGACGCGCTGAAAAGCAGGAGCCGGGGGACGCGGCGGTCATCGTCGTGGAGAACGAGGCTGAGAGCATGCCAGCGCACGAGGAGAAGTCAGGTGCAAGCGGCCAAAATCACCTGGACACCTGCCCCGTTTGCCACCTGAACTTTCACAGTCGGGAGCCCAAACTTCTGCCGTGCCTGCACTCTTTTTGCAAGAAGTGTTTGCCTCCACCCTCGAGGAATCTGGCCACGGCAGAGCCGCCGAACTCCCAGGTTGACAAGGCGACCAAACCAC TGAACGTGATCCGCTGTCCGGTGTGCAGGCAGGAGTGTATGGAGGTGGATGTGATGGAGAACGTCTTTGTGAAGGACGCAGCTGAGGCTCCCAGCAGCACGGTGGAGAGGACGGTCCAG CTCTGTATGACCTGCGAAGAcaacactgaagctgctggCTTTTGTGTGAACTGTGTCGAGTACCTGTGTGCCACCTGTGTGGAGGCCCACCAGAGAGTCAAATTCACCAGAGACCACACCATCAGACAGAAGGCAGAAGTATCACAAG aGGTCCACGGTGTGTCGGCTCAGAGGCCCATGTTCTGTGACGTCCACAAACAGGAGCCGCTGAAGCTGTTCTGTGAGACCTGTGACCTGCTAACCTGCCGCGACTGCCAGCTCGTCAAGCACAAGGACCACAA CTACCAGTTCCTCGAGGATGCTtataaaaaccacaaacagcacATGGAGAACATGACCCatcagctgcaggagaaaaggaAACTGATTGAAGAAGTAACAAACTCCATAAACAACGG ACTTCTTCAGGTCGATCACAACCGCTCGTCTGTTCACAACGAAATAAAGAAATCCATCTGCAGTTTGATTCTCGAGATAAACAAGAAGGGCAAGATGCTAATTAATCAACTTGAG gCTGTAACAAAAGATCACGAGAGCGTCTTGCGAAAACAACAGGAGGACATCGGCTATCTGTCCCGACACCTGGATCATGTCATCGGCTTCAGCAAATGGGCCACTGCCAGGAACGGGGGCACGGCCCTCTTGTACTGTAAACGTTTG ATTCTGTTTCAGATTGGAAACCTCCTGCGGACAAAATGTAGTACCTCGTTTGTGCCGCAGACCACTGTACGCTTCCAGTGTCGGTCCTCTTACTGGGCCTCAAATGTTGATCTGG GCTCTTTAGTGGTGGAGAGTGTACCATCCCACCAGCTGGGTGGTTTTCAGGGTATCCCTCATCAGCTCTCCCGCCCTGGGCAGGCCCCCTCAGGCTCGCCCCACAGCTTTGCCCTGGGAGCACCCCATAACACTCTGGCTCAGCTCCAGATGCAGGTGGACAAGCTAAACCCGCAGGCCCACTGGCAGCCCcaaccacctcctccaccctggaCATGGTACCAGAGCGTCCAACTGCAGCGAACCGTCCCGGGGCCCCTGCAAGGAGGCTCTCCCTCCTGCAGCATGCCTCCCCAATCAGGCCGCAGGCTTATGGTGCCTCCTCCCAGCCACGTCAGCCCAACTAGCAGCTTACCGAGCCCTGGGTTTACGCCCCAG CCTCTGAGGGGGGTGGGAAGCAGCTCCAGCTACCAGCCCAAACCTATGGACGTGTTTTCCTCGCCTCTGTACACCCATGTAACACCACCGGCCATCAACGGTGGCATCAGCTCTCCTCAATCGCGACACACG ATTGAGCCCACATATGTGAACAGGAGGAGTGATTCAGGCGGTCCAGTATATATGCTGAAACCTAACTATCCCCAGAGCCTTCCATCGTCTTTACCACACAGAAACG TGCAAGGACAGCAGAATTCACCAGGGTACGCTGCTGTATCCCAGGAGGAGAAACCAGG GACTGTTCCCTGGAAACCTCCAGACACACCCCAGGCTTGTGGGGGTGTGGGCCCAGCTGTCAAAAAAAGACGAAGGCCGTCGCCAGGGCCCGTCATAGTCATCAAAGATGAACCAGATGATGATGGTAGCTAT ATACAAGCAAACCAAAGAGCCAACCTCCCTGACAGCACAGGTGACCAACCCCAAATCAGCGTCCAAGACGAGGGGAACAAAGTCCCAACTCCTCTTCAGAGCACAGACGACAAGCCCCATCGTCCTTCGCAGCCTCCGAGCAGCCCACAGGGCCAGAGTAACACTAGTGCACCCAATCACATCCGTTCACTGGCGGGTGAACAGCAGGTAGAGCAGCAGCGAGCACCGCAGGAAGACTCAGATGAAGCcgtgtgtgctgtgtgtcagactgggggagagctgctgtgctgcGATAAGTGTCCCAAGGTTTTTCACCTTTCGTGCCACGTTCCAACTCTCCTCAAATCTCCCAG CGGGGAATGGTTTTGCTCTTTCTGCCGTGACCCGTTGGTGCCTGAGATGGAGTACGAAAGCAAACCTGAAGCCAGAACAGTAAAGAAGGAGCCAGAATCTGAAGGAGGATTTCCCCCTGAGGACAAACGA AAGTGcgagaggctgctgctgcacttgTTTTGCAGTGACCTGAGTTCAGACTTTCAAGAGCCTGCGTCCCCCTTG GTATGTGCTAACAACGGGCTGACTATAAAGGGACCGTTGAAGCTTTCCAGTGTGAAAAAACGACTGGAGGCGAAGCAGAGTCCGTGCTACCAAAGCCCTGCAGAGTTTGTGTCAGACATCAGGCTCATCTTTGGGGACTGTGCAGTCCTCAGTGAG GTTGACACCGAGGTCAGGAAGCTGAAGGAGTTGTTTGAAGAGCATCTGAGGATCAGCTTCCCCGACCAGACCTTTCCAGAAATCAAACTGGAGATGATACCTCCTGCCCCTGCTGACTCTCAGCTCCCACCTCTTGACAATATATCCCAGCCTGCAAAGCGCCAACGCACATGCTCAGACTCCCAGGATACGCCAAGCTGTCCCAGCGGAGAGGAGGCAGTAGCATGA
- the LOC121607958 gene encoding aldo-keto reductase family 1 member D1-like isoform X1, with protein MNLTAGSHRIPLSDGNHIPLLGLGTYGDPWTTPKGTALECVKLAIDVGYRHFDGALVYFNEHEVGQAIREKIADGTVRREDIFYCGKLWNTFHPPELVRPALERTLKALRLDYVDLYIVELPMAFKPGNEFYPKDRDGKYIYHHTDLCATWEVECHPYFTQPKLLEYCRQNDIVIVGYCPIGSSRDASWVNLKCPPLLEDELLVSIGKKYSKSSAQVALRFNVQRGAVVIPKSFSPERIKHNFQIFDFSLTEEEMKAIEALNKNIRFVELLMWSDHPEYPFHDEY; from the exons ATGAATCTGACTGCAGGGAGCCACAGAATTCCTCTCAGTGATGGGAACCATATTCCACTGCTGGGACTGGGCACCTACGGGGACCCTTGGACG ACACCCAAAGGCACGGCACTTGAGTGTGTCAAGCTGGCGATAGATGTGGGTTACAGGCACTTCGATGGGGCTTTGGTGTATTTCAATGAGCACGAAGTGGGTCAAGCCATTAGAGAGAAGATTGCTGATGGgacagtgaggagagaggacatCTTTTACTGCGGAAAG CTGTGGAACACCTTCCACCCTCCAGAACTGGTGAGACCGGCCTTGGAGAGGACGCTGAAAGCCTTAAGGCTGGACTATGTGGATCTTTACATCGTTGAGCTTCCTATGGCCTTCAAG CCTGGAAATGAGTTCTATCCAAAAGACCGGGATGGAAAATACATCTACCACCACACAGACCTCTGTGCAACGTGGGAG GTTGAATGCCACCCGTATTTTACACAACCCAAGCTTCTGGAGTATTGTCGTCAGAACGACATTGTGATTGTTGGCTACTGCCCAATTGGCTCCTCCAGAGATGCATCCTG GGTGAATTTGAAATGTCCTCCCCTGCTGGAGGACGAGCTCCTCGTGTCCATTGGGAAAAAGTACAGTAAGAGCAGCGCCCAGGTGGCTCTGCGCTTCAACGTCCAGAGAGGAGCCGTAGTGATCCCCAAGAGCTTCAGCCCCGAGAGGATCAAACACAACTTCCAG ataTTTGATTTTTCTCTCACTGAGGAAGAAATGAAAGCCATTGAAGCGCTGAACAAGAATATTCGTTTTGTGGAGCTGCTAAT GTGGAGTGACCATCCAGAGTACCCATTTCATGATGAATATTAA
- the LOC121607958 gene encoding aldo-keto reductase family 1 member D1-like isoform X2 has translation MNLTAGSHRIPLSDGNHIPLLGLGTYGDPWTTPKGTALECVKLAIDVGYRHFDGALVYFNEHEVGQAIREKIADGTVRREDIFYCGKLWNTFHPPELVRPALERTLKALRLDYVDLYIVELPMAFKPGNEFYPKDRDGKYIYHHTDLCATWEALEACKDAGLVKSLGVSNFNRRQLELLLNKPGLKHKPVSNQVECHPYFTQPKLLEYCRQNDIVIVGYCPIGSSRDASWVNLKCPPLLEDELLVSIGKKYSKSSAQVALRFNVQRGAVVIPKSFSPERIKHNFQIFDFSLTEEEMKAIEALNKNIRFVELLMWSDHPEYPFHDEY, from the exons ATGAATCTGACTGCAGGGAGCCACAGAATTCCTCTCAGTGATGGGAACCATATTCCACTGCTGGGACTGGGCACCTACGGGGACCCTTGGACG ACACCCAAAGGCACGGCACTTGAGTGTGTCAAGCTGGCGATAGATGTGGGTTACAGGCACTTCGATGGGGCTTTGGTGTATTTCAATGAGCACGAAGTGGGTCAAGCCATTAGAGAGAAGATTGCTGATGGgacagtgaggagagaggacatCTTTTACTGCGGAAAG CTGTGGAACACCTTCCACCCTCCAGAACTGGTGAGACCGGCCTTGGAGAGGACGCTGAAAGCCTTAAGGCTGGACTATGTGGATCTTTACATCGTTGAGCTTCCTATGGCCTTCAAG CCTGGAAATGAGTTCTATCCAAAAGACCGGGATGGAAAATACATCTACCACCACACAGACCTCTGTGCAACGTGGGAG GCTCTGGAGGCATGCAAAGACGCGGGGCTGGTTAAATCTCTGGGAGTCTCCAATTTCAACCGCagacagctggagctgctgctgaacaagCCCGGCCTCAAACACAAACCTGTATCCAACCAG GTTGAATGCCACCCGTATTTTACACAACCCAAGCTTCTGGAGTATTGTCGTCAGAACGACATTGTGATTGTTGGCTACTGCCCAATTGGCTCCTCCAGAGATGCATCCTG GGTGAATTTGAAATGTCCTCCCCTGCTGGAGGACGAGCTCCTCGTGTCCATTGGGAAAAAGTACAGTAAGAGCAGCGCCCAGGTGGCTCTGCGCTTCAACGTCCAGAGAGGAGCCGTAGTGATCCCCAAGAGCTTCAGCCCCGAGAGGATCAAACACAACTTCCAG ataTTTGATTTTTCTCTCACTGAGGAAGAAATGAAAGCCATTGAAGCGCTGAACAAGAATATTCGTTTTGTGGAGCTGCTAAT GTGGAGTGACCATCCAGAGTACCCATTTCATGATGAATATTAA